The sequence AGTGCAGTTCGGAGACGGCCACGCCGAGTGTCTCGGCCAGTTCCGCCTCGGTGGGCGTGCGACCGAGCTGAGCGGTCAGCTCGGCGGTGGCGGTCTCGATCTTCCGGGCCCGGTGGCGGACGGATCGGCTGGCCCAGTCGAGGCCGCGGAGCTCGTCGAGGAGCGCACCGCGGATCCGGACGGTGGCGAACGAGCCGAACGGCGTGCCCCGGGACGGGTCGTAGGACTTCGCGGCGGCGGCCAGGGCGGCCAGGCCGGCCGAGGTGAGGTCGTCGCGGTTGACGTGCGCGGGGACCCGGCCCAGCATCTCCCGGACGAGGTGGCCCACCAGCGCGAGGTGATCCCGCACGAGCGCGTCGAGTTCCCGCTCGGACAGGCGCTCCGGAGTGGCAAGAGTGGTCATGCGGTCCCCCTTGAGGTCGTTCGGTCGGTGCCGGCCGCGCCCACTCCCGCAGCGGGGCTGTTCCGGTCCGACACACAAAGATTTGACCCGTTCGGGTGCGAAAAAGGGTGTCGCACGGTTGCACATCGGTTGCAAGGAGTGATGCTCCCGCTACCAAATGCAACCGGCCCCGATCGCGAGGTGCGATCAGGGCCGGTCAGGCGATTCAGTTGGCGAAATCCTGGGTCATCCAGAGGGTGCCGTTGCTGTCGCGGTAGAGGTCGATGCCGATCTGGCTCAGGGACGGGTTGAGGATGTTCCGACGGTGACCGTCGTTCGGGGCCACCTCGTCGATCATGCTCTGGGTGATCTTGGTGGCGACCGCGGTGTGAGCGGCGTCGGTCGCGGCCGACGTGGTGCCGTAGCCGATGTTCTCGGCCCACGCCGACCACTTCAGGCCCTGCGCGCTGATCCGCGCGCCACCGTTGCCCTCACCGGCGCACTGGTGGGAGAGCCCGCACCCGCCGGCCATCGTCAGGTTGTGCTGGTGGGCGGCCGAGACGAGCTGGTTGTTCAGCGTCAGCGCCTTGGCGCCGGCCGCGGCCCGCACCTTGTTGATCTGGAGCAGGACGGCCTGCACCGGGGCGTTGTTCCCGCCGGTCGCGGTCGGTCCGGTCGCGGTCACGGTGTTGGCCGGAGCGGCCGGGGCGGGGGTAGCGGGGGCGGTGTTCACCGGGGCGGTCTTGACCGGGGCGGCCTGCTGCACGGTCGTCGACACCGGGCGCTGCGAGTGACGCTTGACCCACGGGCCGTACGAGGTGCTGTAGCGGTAGTTGTCGTAACCCCCGGACGGGTACTCGGCAGCCGACGCCGCGGAGCCCGCACCGACAGCCATCGTGGTGAAGATCGCGGCGGTCAGAACGCCGAAAGCGAGCTTCGTACGCACGGTGGTGTTTCGCACTAAGAATCCCCCTTGGTTGGCGCCGGCGGCGGTTGCCGTTGGCGTCACCAGGAAGGTCGGCGGGCTCCCGGCGGACGTGCGAAATCGGTCGGTGAGGCTACGGGGGTTCTCCGGGTGCAGCCGGGTTGCTGGCATGCTCGGGCCCATGGACATCGGATTCGGACTGCCGGTCTCCGGCTCCTGGGCCACGCCGGAGAACGTGGTCACGGTCGCGCGGCACGCCGAGGAACTCGGCTACCGGACGCTCTGGTCGTTCCAGCGGCTGCTCGTCCCCGAGGCGCAGCCGCTCCCGCCGGCCTACGCGAGCGTGCTCGACCCGATCGTCTCGCTGGCCTTCGCCGCCGCGACGACCGGACGCATCGGCCTCGGCACCGCGATCATCAACGCGCCGTTCCTCGCCCCGGCCGTGCTCGGGCAGCAGCTGGCCACGCTGGACGTGCTCTCCCGCGGCCGCTTGATCACCGGGCTCGGCCTGGGCTGGATACCGGCCGAGTTCTCGGCGACCAACGTGCCGTTCGAGCAACGCGGGGCCCGGCTCGAGGAGTACCTGCACGCGCTGGACGCGGTCTGGGGCCCGGACCCCGTCGCGTTCGAGGGCGAGTTCTACCGGGTCGAACCGTCCACTGTGCTGCCGAAGCCGGTGCAGGCACCGCGGCCGCCGATCCTGCTGGGCGGCGCCGCACCCCGGGCCCTTGACCGCGCCGGGCGGCTCGCCGACGGCTGGATCAGCGCCAGCCGGTTCGATCTCACCCAGCTCGGCGACGCGATCGGCACGGTCCGCGCGGGCGCCGAGAAGGCCGGTCGCGACCCGGACGCGCTGCGGTTCGTCTGCCGGGGGGTGGCGGTCGTCGGGCCGCGCAAGCGGATGCTGACCGGCTCGCTGAAGGAGATCCGCGCCGACTTCCCGGCGCTCGCGGCCCAGGGCGTCACCGAGGTGTTCGTCGACCTGAACTTCGATCCGGCGGTCGGTTCACCGGACGCCGACCCGGTGGCCTCGCTGCGGCACGCGCTCACCGTCCTGGATGCGCTCGCCCCCTAGGGGTGGACCCGGGTTCCCCCGGATTGCGCAGGTGAGGACACTGGGGACATGACTTCCTTCCGGCGCATGCTCGCCGTACTCGGTGCCGGGGCGGCTGCCACCGTGTTCGCCGTCCTCGTGCCCGCGGCCGCGTGGGCCGCCGAAAACCCGGCGCTGGCCTCGGTCGCGTCCGAGGCCGCACGTGGCCGGCGTCGCAGCGGCGGCGGCTTCGGCATCTGTGGGGCGGTGTGCTGCCTCCTCGTCATCGCGATCATCGTGATCGGCGTCGTGCTCTTCATGCGGCGCCGGGGCGGTGGGTCCGGCGGTCCCGGTGGGGGCGGCGGCGGGGGCTGGGGCCCGGGTGGTCCCAGCGGCCCGACCGGCCCGAACCCCGGTTACGGCGCCCCGACGTCCGGTCCCGGGTACGGTGCTCCGACGTCCGGTCCCGGGTACGGTGCCCCCACGTCGGGGCCGGGCTACGGTGGCGCGCCGACGTCGGGCCCGGGCTACAGCGCCCCGAGCGCGCCGGGTTACGACGCCCCGTCGGCCCCGGGCGGGTACCAGCCGCCGAGCGCGCCCGGTTACAACGACCCGACGCAGCCGCCGAGCGCGCCCGGATCGGACTACCGTCCGCCGCCCGCCCCCTGATCGAAGCGCTCCGGAGACGGCCCGGTTCCCCGTGGGGAGCCGGGCCGTCTCGCGCGATCCGGGGCTCGAACCGAGGCGTTAGAGTGCGGATCATGAGCCCCCGGCTTGCTGACGTCGCCGTCAAGGCCGGCGTGAGCGAGGCGACGGTCAGCCGGGTCCTCAACGACAAGGCCGGCGTGTCACCGGCGACGCGGCAGGCCGTGCTGGCCGCGCTCGACATCCTCGGGTACGAACGGCCGGCCCGGCTCCAGCAGCGCAGCGCCGGCCTGATCGGACTCATCACCCCGGAGCTCGACAACCCGATCTTCCCGGCGTTCGCCCAGATCATCGAGCAGGGCCTGTCGATGCAGGGCTTCACCGCGGTGCTGTGCACCCAGGTCCCAGGCGGCATGACCGAGGACGCGTTCACCGAGGTGCTGATCGAGCGGGGCGTCGCCGGGATCGTGTTCGTCTCCGGGCTGCACGCCGACAGCACCGCCGACGTCGAGCGGTACAACCGCCTGGCGGCCCGCCAGTTACCGATCGTCCTGATCAACGGTTACCAGCCGGGCGTCGCGGCCCCGTTCGTCTCGGCCGACGACCGGGCCGCGATCCGCCAGTCGGTGTCGCATCTGGTGAGTCTCGGGCACGAGAAGATCGGGCTGGCCGTGGGGCCGCGGCGGTTCGTCCCGGTGCAGCGGAAGGTCTCGGTCTTCGTCGAGCTGCTGGGCGCCGACGCCCCGATCGAGCACACGTTCTTCACCGTCGAGGGCGGCCACGCGGCCGCGGCGACGCTGATCGCCCAGGGCTGCACGGCGGTGATCTGCGGCAACGACCTGATGGCCCTGGGGGCGATCCGGGCCGTCCGCGACCTCGGCCGCTCGGTGCCCGCCGACGTCTCGGTGATCGGCTTCGACGACTCCCCGCTGGTGGGGTTCACCGATCCGCCGCTGACGACCGTGCGCCAGCCGGTGCCGGCCATGGGCACGGCCGCGGTCCAGATGCTGCTGGACGAGCTCCACGGCGTGCCCGGCCCGAAGTCGGAGTTCGTCTTCCAGCCCGAGTTGGTGGTCCGAGGCTCGACGGGCTCCGGCCCGCGCGTCCGCTGAGTGCGCGGTGAAGGTTCGCTGGTGTCAGGGCACCAGCAAACCTTCGTCCACCGCCCGCACGCCGGAGAAGCCCGGCGGCCGTCTGCGGTAGGCGCGCTCGATGACGTCGAGCACCCGGCGGGGATTCTTCCGCACGTCGGCCGGGCTGAAATGCAGCGTGAGGACGCCGTGCGCGGCCAGGCGATTGTGCCGATCCCTGGTCCGCTCGTAGTCCTCCAGCGACGTGTGGAACTCGGCCGAATCCAGCTCGAAGGCGAGGCCGACGTCCTCGATCCAGCCGTCGGGCGTGGGTAGCCGCGTACCGTCGGCGGCGCGCAGCGCGGGATTCCACCGGATCGGCGGCAACACGTCGCTGGCCAGCGCGAGGGCACGAAGCTCGGCCTCCGTTGCCGAACGTACGCCCGCTCCGAGTTCGTCGAGTACCTCGCGGAGCAGCCGGCTCCCCCGGCTCGGGCCGGTCCGGTACTCGGCGTCGAGCGCTGCGATCGTGACGCGCCGACGCTGGAGCAGGTCGGCCAGCATCGCCCTCACCGCGCGCCTCGGGTAGCCGGTGCGGGCGGCGTCGGCACCGGCCCGGGCGGGCGAGCAGACGTCCAACGCCGGACGCAGAACCGGGTGCGGATCCGGCCGGGAAGTCCGCGACACCACGACGAAGCCGCGCGAACGCCGCACCCGGTCCGCCGGCACCAGGACGTGAATGCGTGGGTCGTCCGGCAGGTACCTCACCCGATGGAACCGCAGTGCCGCGACGCCCGTGATCTGCGCGCCATCGCCTCCGACGAGAGCCGCCACGATCATGCGCTGCTCGTGCTCGAGCGGCCCGCCGAAGGTCGCGAACAGGCCGGGGAGGACGCGTCGCCACAGTCCGCGGCGCAGACGCCAGCGAATTGCCTCGTCGCTCAGCCCGCACGCGAGGACCTGGCGGCGGGAGATCACGCCCTGTTGAACGGCGAGGAGGGCGTCGAGGTTCACGGCACCACGGTGGCCGACGAGGCGGGGTTTCGCCGACGGCGCCGGAGGATCTGTGGACGACGGGTGAAGGATTGCTGGTGCCCAGACACCAGCAATGCTTCTTCGACCCAGGCCGGCCGACCCGGCCGCCCGACCAGCCCGGCCGTGGCGGGCGTGCTGCGGGGAAGCGGGGCTCTGGCATGCTGGGGCGGTGGCGACCATCTTCACGCGGATCATCAACGGGGAGCTTCCGGGCCGATTCGTCTGGAAGGACGAGCTCGCGGTCGGGTTCTTGAGCATCGCGCCGATCCGGCCCGGCCACACGCTGGTCGTGCCGCGCCAGGAGATCGACCAGTGGACCGACGCCCCGGCGGACCTGCTGACCCACCTGACGAGCGTCGCGCAGACCATCGGGCAGGCGCAGAAGGAGGCGTTCGAGTCGCCGCGGGCCGCGCTGATCATCGCCGGCTTCGAGGTGCCACACCTGCACCTGCACACGTACCCGGCCTGGGACCTCGACGACTTCGACTTCCGCAACGCCGACCCGCGGCCGGACTCCGAA comes from Cryptosporangium phraense and encodes:
- a CDS encoding CAP domain-containing protein; translation: MRNTTVRTKLAFGVLTAAIFTTMAVGAGSAASAAEYPSGGYDNYRYSTSYGPWVKRHSQRPVSTTVQQAAPVKTAPVNTAPATPAPAAPANTVTATGPTATGGNNAPVQAVLLQINKVRAAAGAKALTLNNQLVSAAHQHNLTMAGGCGLSHQCAGEGNGGARISAQGLKWSAWAENIGYGTTSAATDAAHTAVATKITQSMIDEVAPNDGHRRNILNPSLSQIGIDLYRDSNGTLWMTQDFAN
- a CDS encoding TIGR03619 family F420-dependent LLM class oxidoreductase; this translates as MDIGFGLPVSGSWATPENVVTVARHAEELGYRTLWSFQRLLVPEAQPLPPAYASVLDPIVSLAFAAATTGRIGLGTAIINAPFLAPAVLGQQLATLDVLSRGRLITGLGLGWIPAEFSATNVPFEQRGARLEEYLHALDAVWGPDPVAFEGEFYRVEPSTVLPKPVQAPRPPILLGGAAPRALDRAGRLADGWISASRFDLTQLGDAIGTVRAGAEKAGRDPDALRFVCRGVAVVGPRKRMLTGSLKEIRADFPALAAQGVTEVFVDLNFDPAVGSPDADPVASLRHALTVLDALAP
- a CDS encoding LacI family DNA-binding transcriptional regulator; its protein translation is MSPRLADVAVKAGVSEATVSRVLNDKAGVSPATRQAVLAALDILGYERPARLQQRSAGLIGLITPELDNPIFPAFAQIIEQGLSMQGFTAVLCTQVPGGMTEDAFTEVLIERGVAGIVFVSGLHADSTADVERYNRLAARQLPIVLINGYQPGVAAPFVSADDRAAIRQSVSHLVSLGHEKIGLAVGPRRFVPVQRKVSVFVELLGADAPIEHTFFTVEGGHAAAATLIAQGCTAVICGNDLMALGAIRAVRDLGRSVPADVSVIGFDDSPLVGFTDPPLTTVRQPVPAMGTAAVQMLLDELHGVPGPKSEFVFQPELVVRGSTGSGPRVR
- a CDS encoding type IV toxin-antitoxin system AbiEi family antitoxin domain-containing protein: MNLDALLAVQQGVISRRQVLACGLSDEAIRWRLRRGLWRRVLPGLFATFGGPLEHEQRMIVAALVGGDGAQITGVAALRFHRVRYLPDDPRIHVLVPADRVRRSRGFVVVSRTSRPDPHPVLRPALDVCSPARAGADAARTGYPRRAVRAMLADLLQRRRVTIAALDAEYRTGPSRGSRLLREVLDELGAGVRSATEAELRALALASDVLPPIRWNPALRAADGTRLPTPDGWIEDVGLAFELDSAEFHTSLEDYERTRDRHNRLAAHGVLTLHFSPADVRKNPRRVLDVIERAYRRRPPGFSGVRAVDEGLLVP
- a CDS encoding HIT family protein, with the protein product MATIFTRIINGELPGRFVWKDELAVGFLSIAPIRPGHTLVVPRQEIDQWTDAPADLLTHLTSVAQTIGQAQKEAFESPRAALIIAGFEVPHLHLHTYPAWDLDDFDFRNADPRPDSEDMDDAAERLRAALEKNGHGARTR